Genomic DNA from Solanum dulcamara chromosome 4, daSolDulc1.2, whole genome shotgun sequence:
CGATTAAACTTCTTTACAAATTATATGAGCTTATTAAGTGGACACAAGTGTCgaagaaatttttaaaattatttttatatgagttataaattatgaatttaaatcGTAAAAGTAATATTAAAATCCAAACTGTTTATATCGCATCAATATACTTTGTGAACTATAGACGACTTATGAGCCTATCAAGTATCAAAAAATAATCgaaataattatgaaaatataaaaagggaaaataaaaataacacgTAATGAGTGTGGTCCAGCTGTCACGTAATGAAAGGGTTACCCGTGATTAAACCCGACAAACTTGGCGTCAATAACCATATCCTGCAACTCCCTTTTCTCTCTACCGCTCTCCTGTTTCTTGTTTcattcaattcaattcaattcaattcaaaTTCTCAGTTTAtctcactttttttttctctttcaccTATTCACACTCTTCGTCATCCACTATCTATCTGCAGCACTGCACTTACAGATGCTTTGCTTATATACCACAGGCCCCCCACATTCATGCTTGTGGTCCTATTCTTTCTAATTTCTTTGACTtaatttttacatttttatGTCTGTTTCCACCAAGAATCGACCCAGCACTGTTGGTGGCGGTGGACAAAGCGGCGGCGATGAAGGCGTCGGTGCCGTTGGTGGTGGTCGGTGTAAGGAAACGGATGATTCAGAAGAGGAAGGTGATAACAATAAGGATTTTGGGAAGAATAAGGGGAAAAGGGTATCTTGTTTTCGGTTTAGAAAGGTTAAAAGTATGTTTTTGAGGAGGAAACGAAAAGGGGTTTCTGGGAATTCGGAGAGAAGAAGGGAATTAAGTGGTGGAGGAAGAGGAGGGTGTTACTTGTGCTTGAAGAGACCGCTGACTTCTGATTCAGGTGGTGAATCACAAACGAGTGATCCTAATAGCCCCAATTTTACTTATGAGATGTTAAGAGTTTTTATTGAGAAGAATGATTTTTATTCCAATGAATGCAACCCCCATTTGGATGTAGAATCTAAGCCATGCTCTAATCAAGATGATAAATGAAATGTGAttaaaagaaaaggagaatttTTGGATGATAACACAATTTGATTCCTGTTCTGCATTCTGGGTGAGTATAAAACTCTGAGGTTTGGAAATGCCAATAATTTGTGCAATTGAGTATCATGGCCTAGTAGTTCTTGGTTTGTTTTGCGTCATTTAGCAGTCAAAACACTATATTTGAACTCGAGGCTCGAGGGGGTGAAATAATTCTGTAGTTTTAGTTTGTGTTTATTGTTTCTGGTGTATGATTGTCATTTTGTGGAGCTGAAAATCATTTATATCAGATTGAGAGCATAGCTGTTAGAAATTCGGAATTGCAATCCGAAGGAAAGTTACGTTTCTGGCTAAGATTTTTGACTTTGGAAGAGAACTTTTCAGAAAATGGAGTGTATTTGGATTTTTATTTGAACAAGATCGAGGAGAAGCCAGAGAAACTATCCATCCAATTGCTCTGCGGTGGATGGCAACTTGAGTACAAGGTATAGAACTTGATTGAATGAAACATTCTTTACGCAAATGAATCAGATTTTGAAATGATCACCTTTTGTGGTAACCATAATCTTGTAAGGTTCCATGTCAATTGTGTTCATCATTCAATTTTTAGAGCCATAATTTGTAAAGAGTACCGGCCACAGTTCACATTGTATATGAAGGTGTAAGCATTGCATATCTATGTATTATGTGATTGTATTTGATGTTAAGCTTTACTTTGagaaattttgtcagttttcTGTTATGTTATATCTTCTTTAGGTTGTGTATGTACTCGAAAAGATGTCAATGACTGCACTTATTTTAACTTGATAAAAAACTGTGATGGATCATGGTGAAGCCAAACATTAGAGCAATATGGCCTTATGGCGAAACAGATGGACCATAAAAGCCCCATGTTATTAAAGTTCTTTGTGTTTAAGAGATGAAGCTTAATATGATAGCAAGCATATCTAAGGTTCACAAATATTGGCGTTAAACATGGACTTTACTACGACATATAAGACAGAATTCTAAATAACTCGGTGTTGGAACCTTGGAGTGAAAAGAGCTGTTTTTCTTTCACACTTCATGGGACCATTATCTATTTATCTTCTATAAAAAGATTTAGAATTTACAATTTCTATATGTAACTATTACCTGCTAAGGATGCTGATGTTATACAGGAATCTGTCAAAACACTTTGTACATTCCTTCCTCTTTATAGTATCAGAGTATAAATTTGAAGTGTGATTGGTTACTGAACCCGCCTTTGCTTCACTACCTTTTTTGAAATTCTGTGCTTTGTATTGTTTAAAGCCACAACTGTATTGTGCTTGGTATATTTTGGAAGTTTTGGCCATCCCATATTCAGTGTCTTAAAATTGATGGATAACATAAGTGGTGGTGACTT
This window encodes:
- the LOC129886005 gene encoding uncharacterized protein LOC129886005, with product MSVSTKNRPSTVGGGGQSGGDEGVGAVGGGRCKETDDSEEEGDNNKDFGKNKGKRVSCFRFRKVKSMFLRRKRKGVSGNSERRRELSGGGRGGCYLCLKRPLTSDSGGESQTSDPNSPNFTYEMLRVFIEKNDFYSNECNPHLDVESKPCSNQDDK